A section of the Streptomyces sp. Je 1-369 genome encodes:
- a CDS encoding O-antigen ligase family protein: MIALLALPAPAEGAASGGGTGGMADAVSALVVGYCVVRAVRSRRRPLSRTAAVVIGLPVVGITAAAFGASSAATGVAGAARYLQIFVLVPAAVLLLIRDAHHFRLLAWSFVGLGLWQGVIGVHQNLTGTGASYMGEDIRAVGTFGSTDVMGMATVVSYGLVCALALAFRPHAPRRRTAAVVCAGLLTVPLALSFSRGAWIATAAACAVVLVLAGVRRAARILLVAGAAAVVLVAGFGVGSAMLQERLSSITQVTDTPDQSVTDRYTMWAAAADMWREHPVAGVGLKGFPDHRDSHASLALSSGSDTAGAGSGFVRQPLLSPHNMYLLVLSEQGLLGLGTLAGGWAALLVCAVRRWKRQRAGRDQAGGPRLDCALVACGLLVWQLIDFMYADIGGTSTVLTAVALGMAAWWAVGSRGLRTTAVRGEAGAAR, translated from the coding sequence ATGATCGCGCTGCTCGCCCTGCCCGCGCCCGCCGAGGGCGCGGCCTCCGGCGGCGGCACCGGCGGCATGGCCGACGCGGTGTCCGCCCTCGTCGTCGGGTACTGCGTCGTCCGCGCGGTGCGGTCCCGGCGGCGACCGCTGAGCCGCACCGCCGCCGTCGTCATCGGACTGCCGGTCGTCGGCATCACCGCGGCGGCGTTCGGCGCCTCGTCCGCTGCGACCGGCGTCGCCGGGGCCGCCCGCTACCTGCAGATCTTCGTGCTCGTACCGGCCGCCGTCCTGCTGCTCATCCGCGACGCCCACCACTTCCGCCTCCTCGCCTGGTCGTTCGTCGGGCTCGGGCTGTGGCAGGGCGTCATCGGCGTACACCAGAACCTCACCGGCACCGGCGCCTCCTACATGGGCGAGGACATCCGCGCCGTCGGCACGTTCGGCTCCACGGACGTCATGGGGATGGCCACCGTCGTGTCGTACGGCCTGGTCTGCGCGCTGGCACTGGCCTTCCGGCCGCACGCGCCGCGCCGGCGGACGGCGGCGGTGGTGTGCGCGGGCCTCCTCACGGTGCCGCTCGCCCTGTCCTTCAGCCGCGGCGCGTGGATCGCCACCGCGGCCGCCTGCGCCGTGGTGCTCGTGCTCGCCGGGGTGCGCCGCGCGGCCCGGATCCTGCTGGTCGCGGGGGCCGCCGCCGTGGTCCTGGTCGCCGGATTCGGCGTGGGCTCGGCGATGCTCCAGGAACGCCTCAGCAGCATCACCCAGGTCACGGACACCCCCGACCAGTCGGTGACCGACCGCTACACGATGTGGGCAGCGGCCGCCGACATGTGGCGCGAGCACCCGGTGGCGGGCGTCGGCCTCAAGGGCTTCCCCGACCACCGCGACAGCCACGCCTCGCTCGCCCTGTCCTCCGGCAGCGACACGGCGGGCGCCGGCAGCGGCTTCGTACGCCAGCCGCTGCTGTCCCCGCACAACATGTACCTGCTGGTCCTCAGCGAGCAGGGGCTCCTCGGGCTCGGCACGCTGGCCGGGGGCTGGGCGGCGCTCCTGGTGTGCGCGGTGCGCCGGTGGAAGCGGCAGCGCGCGGGACGGGACCAGGCGGGCGGGCCGCGGCTCGACTGCGCCCTTGTGGCGTGCGGACTGCTGGTCTGGCAGCTCATCGACTTCATGTACGCCGACATCGGCGGGACCTCCACCGTCCTGACCGCCGTCGCCCTCGGCATGGCCGCCTGGTGGGCGGTCGGCTCCCGCGGGCTTCGTACGACGGCCGTTCGCGGAGAGGCGGGTGCCGCCCGATGA
- a CDS encoding exopolysaccharide biosynthesis polyprenyl glycosylphosphotransferase, producing the protein MSAERTVASSSAQARQDTQAPPGTFVVAPREATVLRGAAAARLPARQRRSAAALVAVDCAAALAALLPLDDPLRQAVLAPLLVLGVLALNVQGRLYEYAALPDTLGQLPSLTGRIVLAWSVTAVLATALPAVGPLAPRTLLGMAAAQCLLSLCGRALVHRHRRAATVRRPRPVLVLGPSGQARGVAAALLRRPGCGMRPVGIVSETADPPQDKEGGTETQTGPGPELPLLCTEDELHRAVIQNDVGAVLIVAGHGPGPAGWLPVLHGLGCDLWELEARHADPLPVPDGPRRYVAGFSCRSLTPARTRGTSVGKRLLDIAVSGVLLLAAAPVLATCALVLRTVEGPGVIFRQERVGKDGRLFTLLKFRTHRPADPQEAATRWSVADEHRMSAFCRFLRGTSLDELPQLWNVLRGDISLVGPRPERPFFVTQFSQTYPDYAHRHRMPTGITGLAQIHGLRGDTSIEDRCRYDNAYIDSWSFWQDLCILLRTLGCLVRRTGS; encoded by the coding sequence GTGAGTGCGGAACGGACCGTTGCATCCTCATCGGCTCAGGCACGGCAGGACACCCAGGCCCCGCCCGGCACCTTCGTCGTCGCGCCACGCGAGGCGACGGTCCTGCGCGGCGCGGCGGCGGCACGGCTCCCGGCCCGGCAACGCCGCTCGGCCGCGGCCCTCGTGGCCGTCGACTGCGCCGCCGCCCTGGCCGCCCTGCTGCCGCTCGACGACCCGCTCCGGCAGGCCGTCCTCGCCCCGCTGCTCGTGCTCGGCGTACTGGCACTGAACGTGCAGGGCCGGTTGTACGAGTACGCCGCGCTGCCCGACACGCTCGGGCAGTTGCCGTCGCTCACCGGGCGGATCGTGCTCGCCTGGTCGGTCACCGCGGTCCTGGCCACCGCCCTGCCCGCGGTGGGGCCGCTCGCCCCGCGGACGCTGCTCGGCATGGCCGCGGCCCAGTGCCTGCTGAGCCTCTGCGGACGCGCGCTCGTCCACCGGCACCGGCGGGCAGCCACCGTGCGCAGGCCCCGGCCGGTCCTCGTCCTCGGGCCGAGCGGCCAGGCCCGCGGGGTGGCGGCCGCGCTGCTGCGGCGCCCCGGCTGCGGCATGCGGCCGGTCGGCATCGTGAGCGAGACCGCGGACCCCCCGCAGGACAAGGAGGGCGGCACCGAGACGCAGACCGGGCCCGGACCCGAACTCCCCCTGCTGTGCACGGAGGACGAACTCCACCGTGCGGTGATCCAGAACGACGTCGGCGCGGTGCTGATCGTCGCCGGGCACGGCCCCGGACCCGCCGGATGGCTGCCGGTCCTGCACGGCCTCGGCTGCGACCTGTGGGAGCTCGAAGCACGCCACGCGGACCCGCTGCCCGTGCCGGACGGACCGCGGCGGTACGTGGCCGGGTTCTCCTGCCGCTCCCTGACGCCCGCCAGGACCCGCGGGACCAGCGTCGGCAAGCGGCTCCTGGACATCGCCGTCTCCGGAGTCCTGCTGCTCGCGGCCGCGCCGGTCCTCGCGACCTGCGCGCTGGTGCTGCGGACCGTCGAGGGGCCCGGCGTGATCTTCCGTCAGGAGCGCGTCGGCAAGGACGGACGGCTGTTCACCCTCCTCAAGTTCCGCACCCACAGGCCCGCCGACCCGCAGGAGGCCGCGACCCGGTGGAGCGTCGCCGACGAGCACCGGATGAGCGCGTTCTGCCGGTTCCTGCGCGGCACCTCGCTCGACGAGCTGCCCCAGCTGTGGAACGTGCTGCGCGGCGACATAAGCCTGGTCGGCCCGCGTCCCGAACGGCCGTTCTTCGTCACGCAGTTCAGCCAGACCTATCCGGACTACGCCCACCGGCACCGCATGCCCACCGGCATCACAGGACTTGCCCAGATCCACGGACTGCGCGGCGACACCTCCATCGAGGACCGGTGCCGCTACGACAACGCCTACATCGACAGCTGGTCGTTCTGGCAGGACCTGTGCATCCTGCTGCGCACCCTCGGCTGCCTCGTCCGCCGCACGGGGAGCTGA
- a CDS encoding glycosyltransferase, with translation MPLPSAPRPPRVLHVSQPVDGGVARVVVDLAAAQAATGTDVHVACPPDGFLPDALRAIGAGVHVHPWTASRSPGRGLPGEVRELRRVIGDVRPGLVHAHSAKAGLAARLALRGSIPTVFQPHAWSFEAVGGPTAFLARLWERRAARWAARIVCVSEAEWVTGRRAGISGSYQVIPNGVDTDRFAPSGQDPTHVPLVVCVGRLCRQKGQDVLLRAWPSVAAQVPDARLVLVGDGPDDARLRERAGPRVAFAGAAADAAPWYRAADVVVLPSRWEGMALAPLEAMACGRPVVVTDVDGARESLPPSHRPYSLVPPEDPGALARALVTLLRDGRLRDALGRRGREHVLDHHDARRAAAAVDAVYGELLGTAPTEYRECSTT, from the coding sequence ATGCCTCTGCCTTCAGCACCCCGCCCCCCACGGGTCCTGCACGTCAGCCAGCCCGTGGACGGCGGCGTGGCACGGGTCGTCGTCGACCTGGCCGCCGCCCAGGCCGCCACCGGCACCGACGTGCACGTGGCCTGTCCCCCGGACGGTTTCCTGCCCGACGCGCTGCGCGCCATCGGCGCCGGCGTCCACGTACACCCCTGGACGGCGTCCCGCTCCCCCGGCCGCGGTCTCCCGGGCGAGGTGCGGGAGCTGCGGCGCGTCATCGGCGACGTCCGGCCCGGCCTCGTCCACGCCCACAGCGCCAAGGCCGGGCTCGCCGCACGTCTCGCGCTGCGCGGCAGCATTCCCACGGTGTTCCAGCCGCACGCCTGGTCCTTCGAGGCGGTCGGCGGCCCCACCGCGTTCCTCGCCCGCCTGTGGGAGCGCCGTGCCGCGCGATGGGCGGCCCGCATCGTCTGCGTCAGCGAGGCCGAGTGGGTGACCGGCCGCCGCGCCGGTATCTCCGGCTCGTACCAGGTGATCCCCAACGGCGTGGACACCGACCGGTTCGCGCCCTCCGGGCAGGACCCCACGCACGTCCCGCTGGTGGTGTGCGTCGGCAGGCTCTGCCGACAGAAGGGACAGGACGTACTCCTGCGCGCCTGGCCGTCGGTGGCCGCGCAGGTGCCCGACGCCCGCCTCGTCCTGGTCGGGGACGGGCCCGACGACGCACGGCTGCGGGAACGGGCAGGCCCCCGGGTGGCCTTCGCGGGGGCGGCCGCCGACGCCGCGCCCTGGTACCGGGCGGCCGACGTGGTCGTCCTGCCGTCCCGCTGGGAGGGCATGGCACTGGCCCCGCTCGAAGCCATGGCCTGCGGCCGTCCGGTCGTCGTCACCGACGTGGACGGGGCCCGGGAGAGCCTGCCGCCGTCCCACCGCCCGTACTCCCTCGTACCCCCGGAGGACCCCGGCGCGCTGGCGCGGGCCCTGGTCACCCTGCTGCGGGACGGGCGGCTGCGGGACGCGCTGGGTCGGCGGGGCCGCGAGCACGTACTGGACCACCACGACGCACGGCGCGCCGCGGCCGCGGTCGACGCGGTGTACGGCGAGCTTCTGGGCACGGCGCCCACCGAGTACAGGGAGTGCAGCACGACGTGA
- a CDS encoding chaplin → MSRTTKALALSAVAVAAVAGSAGVAAADSGAQGAATNSPGVISGNNAQVPIHVPVNVCGNSVNVIGLLNPAFGNQCAND, encoded by the coding sequence ATGTCCCGTACCACCAAGGCTCTTGCCCTGTCCGCTGTCGCCGTCGCCGCCGTGGCCGGCTCCGCGGGCGTCGCTGCCGCCGACAGCGGCGCGCAGGGCGCTGCCACCAACTCCCCCGGCGTGATCTCGGGCAACAACGCTCAGGTGCCGATCCACGTCCCCGTCAACGTGTGCGGCAACAGCGTCAACGTCATCGGCCTGCTGAACCCCGCGTTCGGCAACCAGTGCGCCAACGACTGA
- a CDS encoding DUF5949 family protein has translation MTSTSSEQRPFQVTDLGTLAVLAWSGEHPEEDKDMPFLLAYSLGDTEGGPEATAEAMRRLLGDAGLPIGGPLLDGARNPSLPVSLLVQGDQAVVNMPLLNAQCVAPPEWLAAVKKRGHAYFMATTRAWPDAKPGEPVSEERLTEFAGDEETMLNAAHCLLPARSLR, from the coding sequence ATGACCTCAACTTCCAGCGAACAGCGCCCCTTCCAAGTAACTGATCTGGGAACCCTGGCTGTTCTCGCCTGGAGCGGTGAACACCCCGAGGAGGACAAGGACATGCCCTTTCTGCTGGCCTACTCCCTCGGTGACACCGAGGGCGGCCCGGAGGCCACCGCCGAAGCGATGCGCCGCCTCCTCGGCGACGCGGGACTGCCCATCGGCGGTCCGCTCCTCGACGGCGCGCGCAACCCCTCCCTGCCGGTCAGCCTCCTCGTCCAGGGCGACCAGGCCGTGGTCAACATGCCCCTCCTGAACGCCCAGTGCGTGGCGCCGCCGGAGTGGCTCGCCGCCGTCAAGAAGCGCGGTCACGCCTACTTCATGGCCACCACGCGCGCGTGGCCCGACGCCAAGCCGGGCGAGCCCGTCTCCGAGGAGCGCCTCACCGAGTTCGCCGGGGACGAGGAGACCATGCTCAACGCCGCGCACTGCCTGCTGCCCGCACGCAGCCTGCGCTGA
- a CDS encoding vitamin K epoxide reductase family protein, whose translation MSRTTDLPHRVPLQAVGDSRGARPAPDAPARVSTAGWRLGLLLAVTGTAGLLAAWVITLDKLHLMKDPDYVPGCSLNPVVACGSIMQSEQAAAFGFPNPMLGLVAYAVVICVGAGLIGGARFPRWYWLTFNAGTAFGVVFCGWLQFQSLYRIHSLCLWCCLAWAATTLMFWYVTAHNVRSRFLPAPRWLRTALGEFTWVFPTLHLGVVGMLILTRWWDFWTA comes from the coding sequence ATGAGCCGCACCACCGACCTGCCGCACCGGGTACCGCTCCAAGCCGTCGGCGACTCCCGTGGGGCGCGCCCGGCGCCCGACGCCCCCGCACGCGTCTCCACCGCCGGCTGGCGGCTCGGCCTGCTCCTCGCGGTCACCGGCACGGCGGGGCTCCTGGCCGCCTGGGTCATCACCCTCGACAAGCTCCACCTCATGAAGGACCCGGACTACGTCCCCGGGTGCAGCCTCAACCCCGTGGTCGCCTGCGGCAGCATCATGCAGAGCGAGCAGGCCGCGGCCTTCGGATTCCCCAATCCGATGCTGGGACTCGTCGCCTACGCCGTCGTCATCTGCGTCGGCGCCGGACTGATCGGGGGCGCGCGCTTTCCCCGCTGGTACTGGCTGACCTTCAACGCGGGCACCGCATTCGGCGTCGTCTTCTGCGGCTGGCTGCAATTCCAGTCCCTCTACCGCATCCATTCCCTCTGCCTGTGGTGCTGCCTCGCCTGGGCCGCCACCACGCTCATGTTCTGGTACGTGACAGCGCACAACGTACGGTCCCGATTCCTGCCCGCACCCCGGTGGCTGCGTACCGCCCTCGGCGAATTCACGTGGGTATTTCCCACCCTGCACCTGGGCGTCGTCGGAATGCTGATCCTGACGCGCTGGTGGGACTTCTGGACCGCCTGA
- a CDS encoding tyrosinase cofactor encodes MGSPFLDRMTRRHLIGTAAAACLAAAGIARAVPDTPRADPPGDTPFDETYQGRRIQGEPMAHQGGHTSGGWRITVDGRQLGLMRRADGSYLSMVDHYQSYATPLAAARGAVDELGPLRALSGRLH; translated from the coding sequence ATGGGCTCCCCGTTCCTCGACCGCATGACCCGCCGCCACCTCATCGGCACGGCGGCCGCGGCGTGCCTCGCCGCCGCCGGGATCGCCCGCGCCGTACCGGACACGCCTCGGGCCGACCCGCCCGGCGACACACCGTTCGACGAGACGTACCAGGGGCGGCGCATCCAGGGCGAACCCATGGCCCACCAGGGCGGCCACACCTCCGGAGGCTGGCGGATCACCGTCGACGGACGTCAGCTCGGCCTCATGCGCCGCGCCGACGGCAGCTACCTGAGCATGGTGGACCACTACCAGTCGTACGCGACACCGCTCGCCGCCGCGCGGGGAGCCGTCGACGAGCTCGGCCCCCTGCGCGCCCTCAGCGGCCGCCTCCACTGA
- a CDS encoding tyrosinase family protein, with product MAHTRRNQSSLSRAERRRFVDAVLKLKRRGEYDAFVRTHIDFYVSDGDDRLRVAHMTPSFFPWHRRFLLEFERALRRMDPGVTVPYWDWTEDRGRGGTLWGADLMGGNGRRGDRQVMSGPFAYRSGHWTIKEDVTDGEFLTRDLGHPRDPIDLPTARDVARAMDDPRYDVPPWDSTAPGGFRNKLEGWTSARGTERWRNHNRVHRWVGGHMLGGASVNDPVFWLNHAFVDLLWDRWQRRHPRSARYLPEQPPEPGRPQYRRIVARHEPMPPWDVSPDELLGHQGLYAYGE from the coding sequence ATGGCCCACACGCGCAGGAACCAGAGCAGCCTCAGCCGGGCCGAGCGGCGCCGCTTCGTCGACGCCGTGCTGAAACTGAAGCGCCGCGGCGAGTACGACGCGTTCGTCCGCACGCACATCGACTTCTACGTCTCGGACGGCGACGACCGCCTCCGCGTCGCCCACATGACCCCCTCGTTCTTCCCCTGGCACCGCCGGTTCCTGCTCGAATTCGAACGGGCCCTGCGGCGCATGGACCCCGGCGTCACCGTCCCCTACTGGGACTGGACGGAGGACCGCGGGCGCGGCGGCACGCTGTGGGGCGCGGACCTGATGGGCGGCAACGGACGCCGGGGCGACCGGCAGGTCATGAGCGGCCCGTTCGCGTACCGGAGCGGGCACTGGACCATCAAGGAGGACGTCACCGACGGCGAGTTCCTCACCCGCGACCTCGGTCACCCCCGGGACCCCATCGACCTGCCCACGGCACGGGACGTGGCCCGGGCCATGGACGACCCCCGCTACGACGTGCCGCCCTGGGACTCCACGGCACCCGGTGGCTTCCGCAACAAGCTGGAGGGCTGGACGTCGGCGCGCGGCACGGAACGGTGGCGCAACCACAACCGCGTCCACCGCTGGGTCGGCGGACACATGCTGGGCGGCGCCTCCGTGAACGACCCGGTCTTCTGGCTCAACCACGCCTTCGTGGACCTGCTGTGGGACCGGTGGCAGCGCCGCCACCCCCGCTCCGCGCGCTACCTCCCGGAACAGCCGCCCGAGCCCGGCCGACCCCAGTACCGGCGCATCGTCGCCCGCCACGAGCCGATGCCGCCGTGGGACGTCAGTCCGGACGAACTCCTCGGCCACCAGGGGCTTTACGCGTACGGGGAGTAG
- a CDS encoding chaplin encodes MSRIAKAAAVTLSTGAVALGGAGIAMADAGAQGAAVGSPGVISGNMLQAPINVPVNVCGNTVDVIGLLNPTFGNKCANPGGDVHHGHHGGHHGAGAGYGN; translated from the coding sequence ATGTCTCGCATCGCTAAGGCAGCCGCTGTTACCCTCAGCACCGGAGCCGTCGCCCTCGGTGGTGCCGGCATCGCCATGGCGGATGCCGGCGCGCAGGGTGCTGCGGTCGGTTCCCCGGGTGTCATCTCGGGCAACATGCTCCAGGCCCCCATCAACGTCCCGGTGAACGTGTGCGGCAACACCGTCGACGTCATCGGCCTGTTGAACCCCACCTTCGGCAACAAGTGCGCCAACCCCGGCGGCGACGTCCACCACGGCCACCACGGCGGCCACCACGGCGCCGGCGCCGGTTACGGCAACTGA
- a CDS encoding M23 family metallopeptidase, whose amino-acid sequence MRDVRQAAHPEMRSGPGTSELTDMNHDIASPAEAATTRRRALGAAVALLAGGAVPLTASRAAARSDGGPSDTPDTSDPPDHVCTGAYDAEFEASLAAADDLFGSQEMRGIPEGPPEQYAMPLRRGFRVTAPYGIRGDWLAGHHTGIDLAVPQGTPVYAVGSGVVLVARWSGAYGNAVTVRMPDEHYSLVAHLSSIAVREGARIEAGTLLGRSGATGRATGPHLHLEVRARREYGSDINPVSYLAKRGVRLL is encoded by the coding sequence GTGCGCGACGTACGCCAGGCGGCGCACCCCGAGATGCGTTCGGGGCCCGGCACCAGTGAGCTGACGGACATGAATCACGACATAGCGAGCCCGGCAGAAGCGGCCACCACCCGGCGCCGTGCCCTGGGAGCCGCCGTGGCGCTGCTGGCCGGCGGGGCGGTACCGCTGACGGCGTCGCGCGCGGCGGCCAGGTCGGACGGCGGGCCGTCGGACACACCAGACACCTCAGACCCGCCGGACCACGTCTGTACCGGTGCATACGACGCCGAGTTCGAGGCGTCCCTGGCGGCGGCGGACGACCTCTTCGGCTCGCAGGAGATGCGGGGCATCCCGGAAGGGCCTCCCGAGCAGTACGCGATGCCGCTGCGCCGCGGCTTCAGGGTCACCGCGCCCTACGGCATCCGCGGCGACTGGCTCGCCGGGCACCACACGGGCATCGATCTGGCCGTTCCGCAGGGGACGCCCGTGTACGCCGTGGGCTCGGGCGTCGTGCTCGTGGCGCGGTGGTCGGGCGCGTACGGCAACGCCGTGACGGTACGGATGCCGGACGAGCACTACTCCCTGGTGGCGCATCTGTCGAGCATCGCGGTCCGCGAGGGTGCGCGGATCGAGGCCGGGACCCTCCTCGGCAGGAGTGGCGCCACGGGACGTGCCACGGGCCCCCACCTCCATCTGGAGGTACGGGCCCGCCGCGAGTACGGATCGGACATCAATCCGGTGAGTTACCTGGCCAAACGCGGAGTGCGGCTCCTGTGA
- a CDS encoding STAS domain-containing protein produces MSPHRLSIAGLAHSDACAVLRLSGELDRASEKFFMDTLAVALDAGRRHIVLDVTALTFCDSRGLNCLLALHWLLRRRAGDLMLAGVGRRLAALLEHSGSTALFSSHTSVGQALRSLPEPARPHWPPPAERSSDEGVSPPT; encoded by the coding sequence ATGTCGCCGCACCGTCTGTCCATCGCGGGCCTCGCGCACTCCGACGCCTGCGCCGTGCTGCGGCTCAGCGGCGAACTCGACCGGGCGTCCGAGAAGTTCTTCATGGACACGCTGGCCGTCGCCCTCGACGCGGGCCGGCGCCACATCGTGCTCGACGTGACCGCCCTGACGTTCTGCGACTCGCGCGGCCTGAACTGCCTGCTGGCCCTGCACTGGCTCCTGCGGCGCAGAGCGGGCGACCTGATGCTCGCGGGAGTGGGCCGCCGCCTCGCCGCGCTGCTCGAACACAGCGGCAGCACGGCCCTGTTCTCGTCGCACACGTCGGTCGGCCAGGCCCTGCGCTCCCTGCCGGAACCCGCCCGCCCGCACTGGCCGCCGCCCGCGGAACGGAGTTCGGACGAAGGCGTCTCCCCGCCCACCTAG
- a CDS encoding FAD-dependent monooxygenase: MKIDCVGGGPASLYLAILAKLREPAHEVTVHERHAAGTSYGWGVTYWPDLLRDLHAHDPESARLIEEQSVCWRGGFAYVGDRTTAHDGDPGHAIGRHRLRTILADRARSLGVRLEFGKEIGGRADLPDADLVVAGDGAHSGLRTEQAARFGTRVTTGANRFIWLGTSRVFTAFTFAFVETDHGWIWCYAYGFSDEHSTCVVECSATTWSALGFDRLDHSETLRLLEKLFADPLEGHELLGRKDIESHAQWQAFPTVTNTAWSHGDLVLIGDAAHTTHYSIGAGTTLALRDAMSLARAVGSVAGPRELPAALAAYERERRQALLSVQSAARHSAQWYESLPRYMGLEPHQMFALLGQRHSPLLPYVPPQLYFHVDQALGRLQALRWLKQRLGPRLARTLQSRRTPGP, from the coding sequence GTGAAGATCGATTGCGTCGGTGGAGGGCCCGCCTCCCTGTACCTGGCCATCCTCGCCAAACTCCGGGAACCGGCCCACGAGGTCACGGTCCACGAACGGCACGCGGCCGGGACCAGCTACGGCTGGGGCGTGACGTACTGGCCCGACCTCCTGAGGGACCTGCACGCCCACGACCCCGAGTCGGCCCGCCTCATCGAGGAGCAGTCGGTGTGCTGGCGGGGCGGATTCGCGTACGTCGGCGACCGCACCACCGCGCACGACGGTGACCCAGGACACGCGATCGGCCGCCACCGGCTGCGTACGATCCTCGCCGACCGGGCCCGCTCCCTGGGCGTACGCCTGGAGTTCGGCAAGGAGATCGGCGGCCGCGCCGACCTGCCGGACGCGGACCTCGTCGTCGCGGGCGACGGGGCGCACAGCGGGCTCCGCACGGAACAGGCGGCCCGGTTCGGCACCCGGGTGACCACCGGCGCCAACCGTTTCATCTGGCTCGGCACCAGCCGGGTCTTCACGGCGTTCACCTTCGCCTTCGTCGAGACCGACCACGGCTGGATCTGGTGCTACGCGTACGGCTTCAGCGACGAGCACAGCACCTGCGTCGTGGAGTGCTCCGCCACCACCTGGTCGGCCCTCGGCTTCGACCGCCTCGACCACTCAGAGACCCTGCGCCTGCTGGAGAAACTCTTCGCCGACCCGCTCGAAGGCCACGAGCTCCTCGGCCGCAAGGACATCGAGAGCCACGCCCAGTGGCAGGCCTTCCCGACCGTCACGAACACGGCCTGGTCGCACGGCGACCTCGTACTCATCGGCGACGCCGCCCACACCACGCACTACTCCATCGGAGCCGGCACCACCCTCGCGCTGCGCGACGCGATGAGCCTGGCCCGCGCGGTGGGCTCCGTCGCCGGACCGCGCGAGCTGCCCGCCGCACTCGCCGCGTACGAGCGGGAACGGAGGCAGGCCCTGCTGTCGGTGCAGAGCGCCGCACGGCACAGCGCCCAGTGGTACGAGAGCCTGCCGCGCTACATGGGCCTGGAGCCGCACCAGATGTTCGCCCTGCTCGGCCAGCGCCACTCGCCCCTGCTGCCCTACGTGCCGCCGCAGCTGTACTTCCACGTCGACCAGGCCCTCGGCCGACTCCAGGCCCTGCGCTGGCTCAAACAGCGCCTCGGCCCGCGCCTCGCCCGTACTCTGCAGAGCCGCCGCACCCCCGGCCCCTAG
- a CDS encoding DoxX family membrane protein: protein MQTIWLGGAEWVAVLRIGIGLWWLESWRHKDKKTWFGGGGIGWAAGIAEKHRWSAVREGFNVVVKPRPRVMAYVVAYAELALGLGLIVGFLTPVALICGFVLNLVYLVLMIHDWAEQGQNLMMALASFVAFFAMSWQAWSLDDALGMFV from the coding sequence ATGCAGACGATCTGGCTCGGCGGAGCCGAGTGGGTGGCCGTACTCCGGATCGGGATCGGCCTGTGGTGGCTGGAGAGCTGGCGCCACAAGGACAAGAAGACGTGGTTCGGTGGCGGCGGCATCGGCTGGGCCGCGGGCATCGCCGAGAAACACCGGTGGTCCGCGGTGCGCGAGGGCTTCAACGTGGTGGTGAAGCCGCGGCCGCGCGTCATGGCGTACGTCGTCGCCTACGCGGAACTCGCCCTGGGTCTCGGCCTGATCGTCGGATTCCTCACGCCCGTCGCCCTGATCTGCGGGTTCGTCCTCAACCTCGTCTATCTCGTCCTGATGATCCACGACTGGGCCGAGCAGGGGCAGAACCTCATGATGGCGCTGGCCTCGTTCGTCGCCTTCTTCGCGATGAGCTGGCAGGCGTGGTCGCTGGACGACGCGCTGGGGATGTTCGTCTGA